A stretch of the Panicum virgatum strain AP13 chromosome 9N, P.virgatum_v5, whole genome shotgun sequence genome encodes the following:
- the LOC120688924 gene encoding uncharacterized protein LOC120688924, producing the protein MGLDIADKLTPSKAPFYGIIPGNASTPIGIVTLPVTFGTPDNYRTEVIKFEVASFESSYHAILERPALAKFMVVPHFVYLLLKMPGRTGVLTFRGDLKKSFELEKETITYASTNRLPNTLGEVLVVAKQLSASGMEIPTKKANNSAPKPPNNVGIKAIQLQEGDSSKTALIGTGLTNK; encoded by the coding sequence ATGGGATTGGACATCGCCGACAAACTGACCCCAAGCAAAGCTCCATTCTACGGCATCATTCCGGGAAACGCATCTACTCCGATTGGTATCGTCACACTTCCGGTCACCTTTGGCACTCCGGACAACTACCGAACAGAGGTTATCAAATTTGAAGTGGCTAGCTTCGAGTCCTCATATCATGCAATATTGGAACGTCCAGCTTTGGCCAAATTCATGGTTGTCCCACACTTTGTCTACTTACTACTCAAGATGCCGGGAAGAACTGGAGTTCTTACATTCCGTGGCGACCTCAAGAAGTCATTTGAATTGGAGAAGGAGACCATCACCTACGCCTCCACCAATCGCCTGCCGAACACCTTGGGAGAAGTACTCGTGGTAGCAAAGCAACTCTCTGCGTCGGGGATGGAAATCCCCACAAAGAAGGCAAACAACTCTGCTCCAAAACCACCCAACAATGTGGGCATAAAAGCAATCCAGCTCCAAGAAGGTGACTCCTCCAAGACTGCCCTGATCGGCACGGGGCTTACCAACAAATAG